Proteins encoded in a region of the Photobacterium profundum SS9 genome:
- a CDS encoding D-alanyl-D-alanine carboxypeptidase family protein has product MKKTSRIISAVTGTFFLSLSLPALAVPTVIPDAPVLGAKGYVLMDYNTGRVLVEKNANVKLNPASLTKLMTSYVAGQEMKRGNISQDDIVVISRNAWARNFSDSSKMFIEVGTEVSMMDLYRGLIIQSGNDASVAIAEHVAGSQDAFVGLMNSWAKNLGMNNSQFANAHGLDNPNLYSTPYDIALLGQALIKDLPDLYPLYSERSFTYNNITQRNRNGLLGDKSINVDGMKTGYTSGAGYSLASSATQGNMRLISVVMGSSSTKSREAESKQLLNYGFRFFSTISPHKKGQEVLNERIWMGNSDTISLGVESDTYVTLSRNDAKKVTANVKLTHDLMAPIAIGDNVGSIFYQVDGKDVAEVPLVALETVEEGGIFSRLVDYIKMFFANLFK; this is encoded by the coding sequence ATGAAAAAGACATCAAGAATAATTTCAGCAGTAACAGGTACTTTTTTTCTCTCGTTATCTTTGCCTGCTCTAGCCGTACCAACTGTGATTCCTGACGCACCTGTATTAGGCGCTAAGGGATATGTATTGATGGACTACAATACAGGTCGCGTTCTCGTCGAAAAGAATGCAAATGTAAAATTAAACCCTGCCAGTTTAACAAAGCTAATGACCAGCTATGTAGCAGGGCAAGAGATGAAACGCGGTAACATCAGTCAAGATGATATTGTTGTTATAAGTAGAAATGCATGGGCTAGAAACTTTTCTGATTCATCTAAGATGTTTATTGAAGTGGGTACTGAAGTCTCAATGATGGATTTGTACCGCGGCCTTATTATTCAATCGGGTAATGATGCAAGTGTTGCTATTGCTGAGCATGTTGCAGGTTCTCAAGATGCATTTGTTGGATTAATGAATTCATGGGCTAAAAATTTAGGCATGAATAACAGCCAATTTGCGAATGCACATGGTCTTGATAACCCGAACCTGTACAGTACACCTTATGATATTGCCTTACTTGGGCAAGCATTGATCAAAGATTTACCTGATCTTTACCCTCTATATAGTGAACGTTCTTTTACTTACAACAATATTACTCAGCGTAACCGTAACGGATTACTCGGTGATAAAAGTATTAATGTTGACGGTATGAAAACGGGCTATACCAGCGGTGCTGGTTATAGTTTAGCGAGCTCCGCAACGCAGGGGAATATGCGCTTAATCTCAGTTGTTATGGGCTCTAGCAGTACTAAAAGCCGTGAAGCAGAAAGCAAGCAGCTGTTAAATTATGGTTTCCGTTTCTTTAGTACCATTTCGCCACATAAGAAAGGGCAAGAAGTACTGAACGAGCGTATCTGGATGGGTAACTCCGATACGATTAGCCTTGGTGTAGAAAGTGACACATACGTGACACTGTCACGTAATGATGCAAAGAAAGTGACAGCGAATGTTAAATTAACACATGATTTAATGGCGCCGATTGCGATTGGTGACAATGTTGGTTCAATCTTCTATCAGGTTGATGGTAAAGATGTTGCAGAAGTGCCGTTAGTCGCTTTAGAAACTGTTGAAGAAGGCGGTATCTTTAGTCGCTTAGTTGATTATATTAAAATGTTTTTTGCGAATTTGTTTAAGTAA